One stretch of Comamonas testosteroni DNA includes these proteins:
- a CDS encoding TonB-dependent siderophore receptor codes for MRFTQPHFQPAPLALAAALAVLSPMIAQAQPAADSAKSISFSITSQPLGSALNELAAASGTSIGFAPALVAGKTARPVHGALTLKQAVEQMLAGSGLVAVTQGGGLIIKAVVSNDDSASLATVTVTAQLERDGVTEGTGSYTQTGPSRTATGLNLSLRETPQSVTVMTRQRMDDFKLETLTDVMEQTPGIAVYRQNNATDFQARGAKVNLQTDGMAQLSSGWYYLTSTMFSLDDMAEIDRIEVLKGSSGLVVGKGDYGATVNMVRKRPTREFQASVRANVGSWDTYRTQADVSGPLNEAGTVRGRLVASAMDAGGFRDHEKSSSKMLFGALEADITPGTVLNLGMTYRERDAQGIGTTQPIQRYTRTGGEVAWMPRSFNTGAPWGGYSQKGLNLFGSLEQRLVDDWTATLKFSHQNVSMDDMKAGYFYDQDRASFGRWRNMETDNWSINLDVKGSFELLGRSHEILAGAGVSRFHSNVQLPLNALNLVPLGNLGINMAQGGAVLPQPDFSVLNYGNNKFSQKQRYAYAAGRFRVADPLQLITGLRVTRFEERDITPYWWNYDMKENGVITPYAGLVYEVQPNVSLYASYANIFQPQTAQDARGATLAPEKGNTYEVGAKAEFFDKRLNASIAHFWMKTENTAEESGDLTPAGNTAYRAVSSATRRGWELELAGELARGWQAQGSLVQQSSSLTSASQYPKYQFKLGTTYRFDQGSLRGLTVGAATRWQGKTSMSNSAATLSQGGYAVLDLMARYQVDRHLSFSLNVNNALDKKYMAGLTNFTAAGLFYTWGAPRSVNVGMRYDF; via the coding sequence ATGCGCTTCACGCAGCCTCATTTCCAGCCCGCTCCTCTTGCTTTGGCCGCAGCCCTGGCAGTCCTCTCCCCGATGATTGCGCAGGCGCAACCCGCTGCTGATAGTGCAAAAAGCATCAGTTTCTCGATCACCTCCCAGCCATTGGGGAGCGCACTCAATGAGCTGGCAGCAGCCTCTGGCACCTCGATCGGGTTTGCTCCCGCGTTGGTTGCCGGCAAGACAGCGCGCCCCGTCCATGGAGCACTCACGCTGAAGCAGGCTGTGGAGCAGATGCTGGCTGGAAGCGGTTTGGTCGCCGTGACTCAAGGGGGTGGCCTGATCATCAAGGCCGTCGTGTCAAACGATGATTCCGCATCGCTGGCCACAGTCACGGTGACTGCACAGCTTGAGAGGGACGGCGTTACCGAGGGCACGGGCAGCTACACCCAGACGGGTCCCAGCCGGACGGCAACGGGTCTGAATCTCTCGCTACGCGAGACACCTCAATCCGTGACCGTCATGACGCGTCAGCGCATGGATGACTTCAAGCTGGAGACGCTGACCGATGTGATGGAACAGACACCCGGCATTGCCGTCTACAGGCAGAACAATGCCACTGACTTTCAAGCGCGTGGGGCAAAGGTAAACCTGCAGACCGATGGCATGGCGCAGCTGAGCAGTGGCTGGTACTACCTTACCAGCACCATGTTTTCACTCGACGATATGGCCGAGATCGACCGGATCGAGGTCCTCAAGGGTTCATCCGGTCTGGTTGTCGGCAAGGGCGACTATGGCGCCACGGTGAACATGGTCCGTAAACGCCCGACCCGTGAATTTCAGGCCAGTGTGCGTGCCAATGTGGGAAGCTGGGACACGTATCGAACACAGGCCGATGTGAGCGGTCCACTGAACGAGGCGGGTACGGTACGGGGGCGTCTGGTCGCTTCTGCCATGGACGCAGGGGGATTCCGCGATCATGAAAAGAGCAGCAGCAAGATGCTGTTCGGGGCACTCGAAGCGGACATCACTCCCGGCACGGTCCTCAACCTAGGTATGACTTATCGCGAACGCGATGCACAAGGCATCGGCACTACGCAGCCGATCCAGCGCTACACGCGGACAGGTGGTGAGGTGGCGTGGATGCCGCGCTCTTTCAACACCGGTGCCCCCTGGGGCGGATATTCCCAGAAAGGTCTCAATCTCTTCGGCAGTCTTGAGCAACGTCTGGTGGATGACTGGACAGCCACGCTCAAGTTTTCACATCAGAACGTATCCATGGACGATATGAAGGCTGGCTACTTCTACGACCAGGACCGCGCAAGCTTCGGCCGGTGGCGCAACATGGAAACCGATAACTGGAGCATCAATCTGGATGTGAAGGGGTCATTCGAGCTGTTGGGCCGCTCGCATGAAATTCTGGCCGGCGCAGGCGTATCGCGCTTTCACAGCAATGTGCAACTGCCGCTGAATGCATTGAATCTGGTGCCGCTCGGCAATCTCGGTATCAACATGGCACAGGGTGGGGCGGTGCTGCCTCAGCCCGATTTCAGTGTCTTGAACTACGGCAACAACAAATTCAGTCAGAAGCAGCGTTATGCCTATGCTGCAGGGCGCTTCCGGGTGGCTGATCCTCTGCAGTTGATCACGGGGTTGCGCGTTACACGGTTTGAAGAGCGTGACATCACACCCTACTGGTGGAACTATGACATGAAGGAAAACGGCGTGATCACCCCATATGCCGGGTTGGTCTACGAGGTGCAGCCGAACGTGTCGTTGTACGCAAGCTATGCCAACATTTTCCAGCCGCAGACGGCTCAGGATGCGCGGGGTGCAACGCTGGCACCGGAGAAGGGCAACACTTATGAGGTCGGCGCCAAGGCCGAGTTTTTCGACAAGCGCTTGAATGCCAGCATCGCTCACTTCTGGATGAAGACGGAAAACACCGCAGAGGAAAGTGGTGATCTCACTCCTGCGGGCAACACGGCCTACCGTGCGGTCTCGTCTGCAACGCGGCGTGGCTGGGAACTGGAGTTGGCGGGCGAACTCGCGCGCGGATGGCAAGCGCAGGGCAGTCTGGTGCAGCAAAGCAGCTCGCTCACCAGCGCCAGTCAATATCCGAAGTACCAGTTCAAGCTAGGCACGACCTATCGCTTTGATCAAGGCTCGTTGCGGGGACTTACTGTGGGTGCGGCCACACGCTGGCAGGGCAAGACCTCGATGAGCAATAGCGCTGCCACTTTGTCGCAGGGGGGTTATGCGGTGCTAGATCTGATGGCGCGCTATCAGGTCGATAGGCACCTGTCGTTCAGCCTGAACGTGAACAATGCACTGGACAAGAAGTACATGGCCGGGCTCACCAACTTTACCGCGGCAGGCTTGTTCTACACCTGGGGTGCTCCGCGCAGCGTCAATGTCGGAATGCGTTATGACTTCTGA